The following coding sequences lie in one Angustibacter luteus genomic window:
- a CDS encoding DedA family protein → MSEWLSQLLHPDLAQYTAAGLYAVLFGLVFIETGLLVGFFLPGDTVLFTAGLLAAHPSSPLSLVVLAVGVAAAAVLGDAVGYWCGRRLGRPWVERRAGRLAAHLPRTEAFFERWGWSAVVVARFVPWLRTFTPIVAGTAAMPYPRFLSANIVGALAWGSGLVLIGYVAYSVPWVRYVAYGIALASVLASIIGPLVVRRRRRRQAATAPGR, encoded by the coding sequence GTGAGCGAGTGGCTCAGCCAGCTGCTGCACCCGGACCTGGCGCAGTACACGGCGGCCGGTCTGTACGCCGTCCTGTTCGGGCTGGTCTTCATCGAGACCGGGCTGCTCGTCGGGTTCTTCCTCCCGGGCGACACGGTCCTCTTCACCGCCGGCCTGCTCGCCGCCCACCCGTCGTCGCCGCTGTCGCTGGTGGTGCTGGCGGTGGGGGTGGCCGCCGCCGCAGTGCTCGGCGACGCCGTGGGCTACTGGTGCGGACGGCGGCTCGGCCGCCCGTGGGTCGAGCGTCGGGCCGGGCGGTTGGCCGCGCACCTGCCGCGGACGGAGGCGTTCTTCGAGCGCTGGGGATGGTCGGCCGTCGTGGTGGCCCGGTTCGTCCCGTGGCTGCGCACCTTCACCCCCATCGTGGCCGGGACCGCTGCCATGCCGTACCCGCGGTTCCTGTCGGCCAACATCGTGGGCGCGCTGGCCTGGGGGTCGGGGCTCGTGCTGATCGGGTACGTCGCCTACTCGGTGCCCTGGGTGCGCTACGTGGCGTACGGGATCGCGCTGGCGTCCGTGCTCGCGTCGATCATCGGGCCGCTCGTCGTCCGCCGGCGCCGCCGTCGACAGGCCGCCACCGCCCCCGGGCGTTGA
- a CDS encoding alpha/beta hydrolase, with protein sequence MSTQHAGSTQHAVSSRITVLAPDGTRLATWVRQPADPLPHDAPTVVLAHGWTLNHGAWDRVTDRLLDRRDVRVVSYDQPGHGESGRHGRRHEASVHDLGDDLDAVIRAVAPHGPLVLAGHSMGGMTVMAFAGTHPDVVRDRVRGALLVSTSAGDLSGLGRRGEAGLMRALAHVPALRGGRAITARGQRALLFGDVADPADVAATRAMVARTRLSSVGAYYAALGRHDEYAALDELTDIPTTVLVGDRDKLTPVSHARRLAERIPSAELVVLPGAGHMLGYEAPETITDHLCALLEGPR encoded by the coding sequence GTGTCGACGCAACACGCCGGGTCGACGCAACACGCCGTCAGCAGCCGGATCACCGTGCTCGCGCCGGATGGCACGCGGCTGGCCACGTGGGTTCGCCAGCCCGCCGATCCGCTGCCGCACGACGCACCCACCGTCGTGCTCGCGCACGGCTGGACCCTGAACCACGGCGCGTGGGACCGGGTCACCGACCGGCTCCTGGACCGCCGCGACGTCCGGGTGGTCAGCTACGACCAGCCGGGGCACGGCGAGTCCGGGCGGCACGGGCGCCGGCACGAGGCCAGCGTGCACGACCTGGGGGATGACCTCGACGCCGTCATCCGCGCCGTCGCACCGCACGGGCCGCTCGTGCTCGCCGGGCACTCGATGGGCGGCATGACCGTGATGGCGTTCGCCGGGACCCATCCGGACGTCGTCCGCGACCGGGTCCGGGGGGCTCTGCTGGTGAGCACCTCCGCAGGCGACCTGTCCGGCCTCGGACGCCGCGGCGAGGCGGGGCTCATGCGGGCGCTCGCGCACGTCCCGGCGCTGCGCGGCGGCCGGGCGATCACCGCCCGCGGCCAGCGCGCCCTGCTGTTCGGGGACGTCGCCGACCCGGCCGACGTCGCCGCTACCCGCGCGATGGTGGCCAGGACCAGACTGTCGTCCGTGGGCGCCTACTACGCAGCCCTGGGTCGACACGACGAGTACGCCGCGCTCGACGAGCTCACCGACATCCCGACGACCGTGCTCGTCGGCGACCGCGACAAGCTGACACCCGTCTCGCACGCGCGACGGTTGGCCGAGCGGATTCCGAGCGCCGAGCTGGTCGTGCTGCCCGGCGCCGGCCACATGCTCGGCTACGAGGCGCCCGAGACGATCACCGACCACCTGTGCGCTCTGCTGGAGGGACCACGATGA
- the pyrE gene encoding orotate phosphoribosyltransferase, with protein sequence MTTPREALLAHITDSAIVRGKVTLSSGKEADYYVDLRRITLDGAAAPLVGEVMLDLAADLEFDAVGGLTMGADPVAAAMLHAAAARGERLDAFVVRKEGKAHGLQKQIEGPDVSGRRVLAVEDTSTTGGSALTAVEALRAAGAEVVAVAVIVDRDTGAAEKVREAGLDYLFAYGKDELGL encoded by the coding sequence GTGACGACTCCTCGCGAAGCCCTCCTCGCCCACATCACCGACTCCGCGATCGTGCGCGGCAAGGTGACCCTGTCCAGCGGTAAGGAGGCCGACTACTACGTCGACCTGCGCCGCATCACCCTGGACGGCGCCGCCGCCCCGCTGGTCGGCGAGGTCATGCTCGACCTGGCGGCCGACCTCGAGTTCGACGCCGTCGGTGGCCTGACCATGGGCGCCGACCCGGTGGCCGCCGCGATGCTGCACGCCGCAGCCGCGCGCGGAGAGCGGCTGGACGCCTTCGTCGTCCGCAAGGAGGGCAAGGCGCACGGGCTGCAGAAGCAGATCGAGGGGCCGGACGTCTCCGGACGGCGCGTGCTGGCCGTCGAGGACACCTCGACCACCGGTGGCTCCGCGCTCACCGCCGTCGAGGCGCTGCGCGCGGCGGGCGCCGAGGTCGTCGCCGTCGCGGTGATCGTGGACCGGGACACCGGCGCGGCCGAGAAGGTGCGCGAGGCAGGCCTGGACTACCTGTTCGCCTACGGCAAGGACGAGCTCGGCCTGTAG
- a CDS encoding exodeoxyribonuclease III, giving the protein MRIATWNVNSIRARVDRVVDWLERADIDVLLMQETKCRDDQFPDLPFVGLGYEVAHVGHSQWNGVAVVSRVGLADVEIGFPGQPGWGDPVAAEARAIAATCDGVRVWSLYVPNGRTLDDPHLTYKLDWLAKLREAGAGWLADDPDAQVLLGGDWNVAPRDEDVWDMAVFATSTHVSPPERAAFQAVVDAGYADVVRPYTEGQFTYWDYTQLRFPRKEGMRIDFALTSPALARRVTGAEIVREERKGKGASDHAPVVVELD; this is encoded by the coding sequence GTGCGAATCGCCACCTGGAACGTGAACTCCATCCGAGCGCGGGTCGACCGAGTCGTGGACTGGCTCGAGCGGGCCGACATCGACGTCCTGCTCATGCAGGAGACCAAGTGCCGGGACGACCAGTTCCCGGACCTGCCCTTCGTGGGGCTCGGGTACGAGGTCGCGCACGTCGGGCACTCGCAGTGGAACGGCGTGGCCGTGGTGTCCCGGGTCGGGCTGGCGGACGTCGAGATCGGCTTCCCGGGTCAGCCGGGCTGGGGTGACCCGGTGGCGGCGGAGGCGCGCGCGATCGCCGCGACCTGCGACGGGGTGCGGGTGTGGAGCCTGTACGTGCCGAACGGCCGGACGCTGGACGACCCGCACCTGACCTACAAGCTGGACTGGCTGGCCAAGCTGCGCGAGGCGGGCGCGGGCTGGCTCGCGGACGACCCCGACGCGCAGGTGCTGCTGGGCGGCGACTGGAACGTCGCCCCGCGCGACGAGGACGTCTGGGACATGGCGGTCTTCGCGACCAGCACGCACGTCTCCCCGCCCGAGCGCGCCGCCTTCCAGGCCGTCGTGGACGCCGGGTACGCGGACGTCGTCCGGCCGTACACCGAGGGCCAGTTCACCTACTGGGACTACACGCAGCTGCGGTTCCCCCGCAAGGAGGGCATGCGGATCGACTTCGCGCTCACCTCGCCGGCGCTGGCGAGACGCGTCACGGGGGCCGAGATCGTCCGCGAGGAGCGCAAGGGCAAGGGCGCCAGTGACCACGCGCCCGTCGTCGTCGAGCTCGACTGA
- a CDS encoding DUF3137 domain-containing protein, whose translation MMLFPLVVLIGILMVGGFVVALVLASKREKGRKAALQAFAQAGGWLLAGRDDRWVGAFQGAPFGQGSDRHADDVCDRVVGGQRQVAFTHRFTTYETVTSTDANGRTVTTQQRRDHAYRVLAVALPVPLGRVVVSRERLGDRLLRAFGGQDIEIEHADFNRRYRVRADDEKLAVDLLNPRTVERLLARDDASLRVDGGWVIVVDAGQLVPEFVEDRLRLVADLLAGVPRFVWLDHGYQPEQV comes from the coding sequence ATGATGCTGTTCCCGCTGGTGGTGCTGATCGGCATCCTGATGGTCGGCGGTTTCGTCGTGGCCCTGGTGCTGGCCAGCAAGCGCGAGAAGGGGCGGAAGGCGGCGCTGCAGGCGTTCGCCCAGGCCGGCGGCTGGCTGCTGGCCGGGCGGGACGACCGCTGGGTCGGCGCCTTCCAGGGGGCCCCGTTCGGGCAGGGTTCGGACCGGCACGCGGACGACGTCTGCGACCGGGTCGTGGGCGGCCAGCGTCAGGTGGCCTTCACCCACCGCTTCACGACCTACGAGACCGTGACGAGCACCGACGCGAACGGTCGGACGGTCACCACCCAGCAGCGTCGCGACCACGCGTACCGGGTGCTCGCGGTGGCCTTGCCGGTCCCCCTGGGTCGGGTCGTGGTGAGCCGGGAACGGCTGGGAGACAGGCTGTTGCGGGCCTTCGGCGGTCAGGACATCGAGATCGAGCACGCCGACTTCAACCGCCGCTACCGGGTCCGGGCCGATGACGAGAAGCTCGCCGTGGACCTGCTGAACCCGCGCACCGTGGAGCGGCTGCTCGCGCGTGACGACGCGTCCCTGCGGGTGGACGGCGGCTGGGTGATCGTGGTCGACGCCGGGCAGCTCGTGCCGGAGTTCGTGGAGGACCGGCTCCGGCTGGTGGCCGACCTGCTGGCCGGGGTGCCCCGCTTCGTCTGGCTCGACCACGGCTACCAGCCCGAGCAGGTCTGA
- a CDS encoding NAD(P)/FAD-dependent oxidoreductase, whose protein sequence is MSTEDATLATGSTPADVVHEAVVVGTGFGGLAAAIELRRTGVQDVVLLEKADDLGGVWRDNRYPGCACDVRSHLYSFSFAPSSQWSRTFARQPEIWEYLRTVAADFGVAERIRYGEELVDARYVNGTWQLTTARGTSLRTRSLVLATGALHEPSLPSIEGLDSFGGTIFHTANWPDDDTAAIDGRRVAVLGTGASAVQAVPQLAPRAAHLTVLQRTPPWILPKADRPVSEREQRWLEKVPGLNWLVRSGIYWRNESQVIAFTSKPGVMKVMEKLSRRTLSKAVTDPVVREKLTPQYRMGCKRILLSNDYLPTYNRPDVTLETAAIARIEPDAVVTVEGVRHEVDTLVLSTGFAVTEPFQHLTVTGPGGRTLREAWAEGMQAHLGVTVAGFPNLFFVVGPNSGLGHNSMIFMIETQTRYLAQCISLRDKAGARSIGVPQQVQDEFNAELTKRSKHTVWASGCHSWYIDRFGNNRVLWPASTVNFWRRTRRVDPRHVVLDPELGRAAASPAASPTEGVSA, encoded by the coding sequence ATGAGCACCGAGGACGCGACCCTCGCGACTGGCTCGACTCCCGCGGACGTGGTGCACGAGGCGGTCGTCGTGGGCACCGGCTTCGGCGGTCTCGCCGCGGCGATCGAGCTGCGTCGCACCGGGGTCCAGGACGTCGTCCTGCTGGAGAAGGCGGACGACCTCGGCGGCGTCTGGCGGGACAACCGCTACCCCGGCTGTGCCTGCGACGTCCGCTCGCACCTGTACTCGTTCTCGTTCGCACCGTCCTCCCAGTGGTCCCGGACGTTCGCGCGGCAGCCGGAGATCTGGGAGTACCTGCGCACGGTCGCCGCCGACTTCGGTGTGGCAGAACGGATCCGGTACGGCGAGGAGCTCGTGGACGCCCGGTACGTCAACGGCACCTGGCAGCTGACCACGGCCCGCGGCACGTCGCTGCGCACCCGCTCGCTCGTGCTGGCGACCGGCGCGCTGCACGAGCCGTCCCTGCCGTCCATCGAGGGGCTGGACTCGTTCGGCGGCACCATCTTCCACACCGCGAACTGGCCGGACGACGACACCGCGGCGATCGACGGACGCCGGGTCGCCGTCCTGGGCACGGGGGCCAGCGCCGTGCAGGCGGTGCCCCAGCTCGCCCCGCGCGCCGCGCACCTGACCGTGCTGCAGCGCACGCCGCCGTGGATCCTGCCCAAGGCGGACCGGCCGGTGAGCGAGCGCGAGCAGCGCTGGCTGGAGAAGGTGCCCGGACTCAACTGGCTGGTGCGCTCGGGCATCTACTGGCGCAACGAGTCCCAGGTCATCGCGTTCACCTCCAAGCCCGGCGTGATGAAGGTGATGGAGAAGCTCAGCCGCCGGACGCTGAGCAAGGCGGTCACCGACCCGGTCGTGCGCGAGAAGCTCACCCCGCAGTACCGGATGGGCTGCAAGCGGATCCTGCTGAGCAACGACTACCTGCCGACGTACAACCGGCCGGACGTCACCCTCGAAACCGCCGCGATCGCGCGTATCGAGCCCGACGCGGTGGTGACCGTCGAGGGCGTCCGGCACGAGGTCGACACGCTCGTGCTCAGCACCGGGTTCGCCGTCACCGAGCCGTTCCAGCACCTGACCGTGACCGGTCCGGGCGGGCGCACGCTGCGCGAGGCCTGGGCCGAGGGCATGCAGGCGCACCTGGGGGTCACGGTCGCCGGCTTCCCCAACCTGTTCTTCGTGGTCGGCCCGAACTCCGGACTGGGCCACAACTCGATGATCTTCATGATCGAGACGCAGACCCGCTACCTGGCGCAGTGCATCTCGTTGCGGGACAAGGCCGGAGCGCGCTCCATCGGCGTCCCGCAGCAGGTCCAGGACGAGTTCAACGCCGAGCTGACCAAGCGCAGCAAGCACACGGTGTGGGCGTCCGGCTGCCACAGCTGGTACATCGACCGGTTCGGAAACAACCGGGTGCTGTGGCCGGCGTCCACGGTCAACTTCTGGCGCCGTACCCGGCGCGTCGACCCGCGGCACGTCGTCCTGGATCCCGAGCTGGGGCGCGCGGCGGCCAGCCCGGCAGCCAGCCCAACAGAGGGGGTGTCGGCGTGA
- a CDS encoding SDR family oxidoreductase, with the protein MTTALVTGATAGIGHSFVRHLAAQGYDVVLVARGRERLDEVAEEVRTVYGREAETIAADLTDRADVQRVADRLADSGRPVDLLVNNAGFGLGHGFLRGDVAAQERLLDIHCRAVLVLSHAAAEPMVERGHGAIVNVSSVAGFAAMGTYSAVKAWETTFSEALAGELGPRGVRVMALCPGFVKTEFHERGRINMSRLPAAGWLDVDDVVSAALADLDRGRVVSIPSRRFKTLSFLSRHAPRSLVRKASSTIQSRRAGN; encoded by the coding sequence ATGACGACCGCACTCGTGACCGGCGCGACCGCCGGGATCGGCCACTCCTTCGTCCGCCACCTCGCCGCCCAGGGCTACGACGTCGTCCTCGTCGCCCGCGGGCGGGAGCGGCTCGACGAGGTCGCCGAGGAGGTCCGCACCGTCTACGGGCGCGAGGCCGAGACGATCGCGGCCGACCTCACCGACCGCGCCGACGTGCAGCGGGTGGCCGACCGCCTCGCGGACTCCGGCCGGCCCGTCGACCTGCTCGTCAACAACGCCGGCTTCGGGCTCGGGCACGGGTTCCTGCGCGGTGACGTCGCGGCGCAGGAGCGGCTGCTCGACATCCACTGCCGCGCGGTGCTCGTCCTCAGCCACGCCGCGGCCGAGCCGATGGTCGAGCGCGGCCACGGTGCGATCGTCAACGTGTCCTCGGTCGCCGGGTTCGCGGCCATGGGGACCTACTCGGCGGTCAAGGCCTGGGAGACGACGTTCAGCGAGGCGCTGGCCGGCGAGCTCGGCCCGCGCGGGGTCCGCGTCATGGCGCTGTGCCCGGGCTTCGTGAAGACGGAGTTCCACGAGCGCGGCCGGATCAACATGTCCCGGCTGCCGGCCGCTGGCTGGCTGGACGTGGACGACGTCGTCTCGGCGGCGCTCGCCGACCTCGACCGTGGCCGGGTCGTCAGCATCCCGAGCCGGCGCTTCAAGACCCTCTCGTTCCTGTCCCGGCACGCGCCGCGGTCGTTGGTGCGCAAGGCGTCCAGCACGATCCAGTCCCGTCGCGCCGGCAACTGA
- a CDS encoding TetR/AcrR family transcriptional regulator, producing the protein MKTPTRRRVPRAEREQQMLEVAEAVFAERGYQATSMDEIATRVGVTKPMLYEYFGSKDGLLTACLARSRQQLHDKTMAAVSAGGEPRAIMLNAVRAFFEFVDDHAAAWAVLQSEAMLNAGPGAAEIEEIRRQQSDYTQALLGSMPGAAQVSPLALQVRAELVTGACERVAIWRSGQEAQVSAQQAADLVMAALWPGLGGETGPGVG; encoded by the coding sequence GTGAAGACCCCCACCCGGCGGCGCGTCCCCCGCGCCGAGCGTGAGCAGCAGATGCTCGAGGTGGCCGAAGCCGTCTTCGCCGAGCGCGGCTACCAGGCGACGTCGATGGACGAGATCGCCACCCGGGTCGGTGTCACCAAACCCATGCTCTACGAGTACTTCGGCAGCAAGGACGGCCTGCTCACCGCCTGCCTCGCGCGCAGCCGCCAGCAGCTGCACGACAAGACCATGGCCGCCGTCTCGGCCGGTGGCGAGCCTCGGGCGATCATGCTGAACGCCGTCCGCGCGTTCTTCGAGTTCGTCGACGACCACGCCGCCGCCTGGGCGGTGCTGCAGTCCGAGGCCATGCTGAACGCCGGACCCGGCGCGGCCGAGATCGAGGAGATCCGCCGCCAGCAGAGCGACTACACGCAGGCCCTGCTGGGGTCGATGCCCGGCGCGGCCCAGGTCAGCCCGCTGGCCCTGCAGGTGCGCGCCGAGCTCGTCACCGGCGCGTGCGAGCGGGTGGCGATCTGGCGCTCGGGGCAGGAGGCACAGGTCAGCGCCCAGCAGGCAGCCGACCTCGTCATGGCCGCGCTCTGGCCCGGCCTCGGCGGCGAGACGGGTCCCGGAGTCGGCTAG
- a CDS encoding proline iminopeptidase-family hydrolase, producing MTTEGYADFEGSQTWYRIDGEWPPSADGPAPLVVLHGGPGATHDYLLPLAELARGGRAVVLYDQAGNGNSTHHPDRGGDYWTVELFVRELANLVQHLGIGDRYHVLGQSWGGFLAQEHALTSPPGLRSLVLSNTAASFPDFVAEANRLRADLPPDVEATLRRHEADETTDTAEYAEACMVFYLRHVCRLDPWPDGVAAGFAKIDEDPTVYHTMNGPSEFHVIGTIRDWESHSRLGGIAVPTLVLSGEFDEATPALQVPLVDGIRGNGVEVEQVVLDGCSHLPFWEQPERYRSLVEDWLGRRD from the coding sequence ATGACGACCGAGGGCTACGCCGACTTCGAGGGCTCGCAGACCTGGTACCGGATCGACGGCGAGTGGCCGCCGTCGGCCGACGGGCCGGCGCCGCTGGTGGTGCTGCACGGCGGTCCGGGCGCGACGCACGACTACCTGCTGCCGCTCGCCGAGCTGGCGCGCGGCGGCCGTGCCGTCGTGCTCTACGACCAGGCGGGCAACGGCAACTCGACGCACCACCCCGACCGGGGCGGGGACTACTGGACGGTCGAGCTGTTCGTCCGGGAGCTGGCGAACCTGGTGCAGCACCTGGGGATCGGCGACCGCTACCACGTGCTCGGCCAGTCCTGGGGCGGGTTCCTGGCCCAGGAGCACGCGCTGACGTCGCCGCCCGGGCTGCGCTCCCTGGTGCTGTCCAACACGGCGGCATCGTTCCCGGACTTCGTCGCCGAGGCGAACCGGCTGCGCGCGGACCTGCCGCCGGACGTCGAGGCGACGCTGCGCCGGCACGAGGCCGACGAGACCACGGACACCGCCGAGTACGCCGAGGCGTGCATGGTGTTCTACCTGCGCCACGTCTGCCGGCTCGACCCCTGGCCGGACGGCGTCGCGGCCGGCTTCGCCAAGATCGACGAGGACCCGACGGTCTACCACACGATGAACGGGCCGTCCGAGTTCCACGTCATCGGCACCATCCGCGACTGGGAGTCGCACTCACGGCTGGGCGGGATCGCCGTCCCGACGCTCGTGCTGAGCGGTGAGTTCGACGAGGCGACGCCGGCCCTGCAGGTTCCGCTCGTCGACGGCATCCGGGGGAACGGCGTCGAGGTCGAGCAGGTGGTCCTGGACGGTTGCTCGCACCTGCCGTTCTGGGAGCAGCCCGAGCGGTACCGGTCGCTCGTCGAGGACTGGCTCGGGCGGCGCGACTAG
- a CDS encoding MFS transporter, giving the protein MKRLFQTSTESVWRHRDLRIAAPARALSILGDEIALVALMLHVHDLGAGARGVMLLLISAAVPTVLLAPLAGSLADRVDSRLLLVTASLLQVVVCVALAFTAPLWGVYLLVMALQAGQAVVNPTWQALVPRIVGEAELGQAMGATQALSTLAAVAGAPLGGLLSGLGGQRLPLLVDAGTFLALVAAALLVRTRRAGRHDAALRTADRPRALDGLRVIRADRLLWPIFVALFAYIVVGEATNVVEVFLIRDHLHGTSVQYGLVGAVTTAGIVVGSLLAGRIRRTPRRVVVVVVGAAVQSLALLLAGLVPSVLALAVVYSTLGVANGALNTSTGTLVFTRVPDAVRGRVGAALNGGSRACSIVALALGGLAGSELGAAPSFVLFGSLALVVVGWLALRVLPLRDVAPPEPAESTAPAERAPVGAANGS; this is encoded by the coding sequence ATGAAGCGACTGTTTCAGACCTCGACCGAGTCCGTGTGGCGGCACCGCGACCTGCGCATCGCTGCCCCGGCTCGGGCCCTCAGCATCCTCGGTGACGAGATCGCACTGGTGGCCCTCATGCTGCACGTGCACGACCTCGGCGCCGGCGCTCGCGGCGTCATGCTGCTGCTGATCAGCGCCGCCGTCCCCACCGTGCTGCTGGCCCCGCTCGCCGGTAGCCTCGCCGACCGGGTCGACTCGCGGCTGCTGCTCGTCACGGCCTCCCTGCTCCAGGTCGTCGTCTGCGTGGCGCTCGCCTTCACAGCGCCGCTGTGGGGCGTGTACCTGCTGGTCATGGCCCTCCAGGCCGGCCAGGCCGTGGTGAACCCAACCTGGCAGGCGCTCGTGCCGCGCATCGTCGGCGAGGCCGAGCTCGGCCAGGCGATGGGCGCCACCCAGGCGCTGTCCACCCTCGCGGCCGTCGCCGGAGCGCCCCTCGGTGGGCTCCTCAGCGGGCTCGGCGGCCAGCGCCTCCCGCTGCTCGTGGACGCCGGGACCTTCCTCGCCCTCGTCGCCGCTGCCCTGCTCGTCCGGACCCGGCGCGCCGGCCGCCACGACGCCGCGCTGCGCACCGCCGACCGCCCCAGGGCGCTGGACGGTCTGCGGGTGATCCGCGCCGACCGGCTCCTCTGGCCGATCTTCGTCGCGCTGTTCGCCTACATCGTGGTCGGCGAGGCCACCAACGTCGTCGAGGTCTTCCTGATCCGCGACCACCTGCACGGGACGTCGGTCCAGTACGGGCTCGTCGGTGCCGTGACCACTGCCGGGATCGTGGTCGGCTCGCTGCTCGCCGGGCGCATCCGCCGGACGCCGCGCCGGGTCGTCGTGGTCGTCGTCGGGGCGGCCGTGCAGAGCCTCGCGCTGCTGCTGGCCGGGCTGGTGCCGTCGGTGCTGGCGCTCGCGGTCGTCTACAGCACGCTCGGCGTCGCCAACGGGGCGCTCAACACCAGCACCGGCACGCTCGTGTTCACCCGGGTGCCCGACGCCGTGCGCGGCCGGGTCGGCGCCGCGCTCAACGGGGGGTCCCGCGCCTGCTCGATCGTGGCGCTCGCGCTCGGCGGGCTCGCCGGGTCCGAGCTGGGGGCGGCGCCGTCGTTCGTGCTCTTCGGCTCCCTCGCGCTCGTCGTCGTCGGGTGGTTGGCGCTGCGGGTGCTGCCGCTGCGGGACGTCGCGCCGCCGGAGCCGGCCGAGTCCACCGCGCCCGCCGAGCGTGCACCGGTGGGTGCGGCGAACGGGTCGTGA
- a CDS encoding winged helix-turn-helix domain-containing protein: MPDVPAPSEDDPSDDPHEPQREGDRIVLTDPRALRALAHPARTAVLDELYQGKVRTSSQLAELTGLTPSAMSYHLRALEKWGIVVRAESVDGRERPWAAAAKGFSLSGRDAAQAATDTVVGLYLDRLGRDLATWRRAEPTQGEWSDTSQVSRGFPWLTADELREVNAAVMAVFEPYFVRDATNHPEGGRRVAYLFATAPLVEDAEPSGSDDGP; this comes from the coding sequence GTGCCCGACGTCCCCGCCCCGTCCGAGGACGACCCGTCCGACGACCCGCACGAGCCGCAGCGGGAGGGCGACCGGATCGTCCTGACCGACCCCCGCGCCCTGCGCGCCCTGGCGCACCCGGCGCGCACCGCCGTCCTGGACGAGCTGTACCAGGGCAAGGTGCGCACCTCGAGCCAGCTGGCCGAGCTCACCGGGCTCACCCCCAGCGCCATGAGCTACCACCTGCGGGCCCTCGAGAAGTGGGGGATCGTCGTCCGGGCCGAGTCGGTGGACGGTCGGGAGCGGCCGTGGGCCGCAGCCGCCAAGGGGTTCTCGCTGTCGGGGCGCGACGCCGCCCAGGCAGCGACCGACACCGTCGTCGGGCTCTACCTGGACCGGCTCGGGCGCGACCTGGCCACGTGGCGGCGCGCCGAGCCCACGCAAGGCGAGTGGTCGGACACCTCGCAGGTGAGCCGCGGTTTCCCGTGGCTGACCGCCGACGAGCTGCGCGAGGTCAACGCTGCGGTCATGGCCGTCTTCGAGCCGTACTTCGTCCGGGATGCGACGAACCACCCGGAGGGCGGCCGCCGGGTCGCCTACCTCTTCGCGACCGCGCCGCTCGTCGAGGACGCCGAACCGAGCGGCTCGGACGACGGCCCGTGA
- a CDS encoding LemA family protein, whose product MTGGIIALIVVIVIVVILALYFVSQYNGLIRLRNVVQESWRQIDVELNRRHDLIPNLVETVKGYASHERETLQAVTNARAAAAAPGASPAQQAQQENVLTAALGRLFAVAEAYPDLKANTNFLQLQRDLTDTEDRVAASRRFYNANVRALNTKVETVPSNIVAGMFHITTAEYFEVEDAATRAAPQVSFGTSTSAAAAPATTAPPAAAPAPSAPQDSPPAPS is encoded by the coding sequence ATGACCGGTGGCATCATCGCCCTGATCGTCGTGATCGTGATCGTCGTCATCCTGGCGCTGTACTTCGTCAGCCAGTACAACGGCCTGATCCGGCTGCGCAACGTCGTCCAGGAGTCGTGGCGGCAGATCGACGTCGAGCTCAACCGGCGGCACGACCTGATCCCGAACCTCGTCGAGACGGTGAAGGGTTACGCCTCGCACGAGCGAGAGACTCTGCAGGCCGTCACGAACGCGCGGGCGGCCGCCGCGGCGCCGGGTGCGTCCCCGGCGCAGCAGGCCCAGCAGGAGAACGTGCTGACGGCGGCCCTCGGGCGGCTGTTCGCGGTGGCCGAGGCCTACCCGGACCTCAAGGCGAACACGAACTTCCTGCAGCTGCAGCGCGACCTCACCGACACCGAGGACCGGGTGGCGGCGTCCCGGCGCTTCTACAACGCCAACGTGCGCGCGCTGAACACCAAGGTCGAGACCGTGCCGTCGAACATCGTCGCCGGCATGTTCCACATCACGACCGCCGAGTACTTCGAGGTCGAGGACGCCGCGACCCGGGCGGCCCCGCAGGTCTCCTTCGGGACGTCGACCTCGGCCGCCGCGGCGCCCGCGACGACCGCCCCGCCCGCGGCGGCGCCCGCGCCGTCCGCGCCCCAGGACTCCCCGCCCGCGCCCTCCTGA